Proteins co-encoded in one Acidobacteriota bacterium genomic window:
- a CDS encoding DUF2007 domain-containing protein, whose translation MSENDDRRGTPDGSDLVEVARVYGPFEAELIQSVLESHGIPSVIRGRTAPFVYPLTVDGLAEFKVLVQKDDAEEARDLVAAKPAPDDDRGPQDPA comes from the coding sequence ATGTCCGAAAACGACGACCGCCGCGGAACGCCGGACGGCTCCGACCTCGTCGAGGTCGCGCGCGTTTACGGCCCGTTCGAAGCGGAGCTGATCCAGAGCGTCCTCGAAAGCCACGGCATCCCCTCGGTGATCCGCGGCCGCACGGCGCCCTTCGTCTATCCGCTGACGGTCGACGGCCTGGCCGAGTTCAAGGTCCTGGTCCAAAAGGACGACGCCGAAGAGGCCCGCGACCTCGTCGCCGCCAAGCCCGCGCCGGACGACGACCGGGGCCCGCAGGACCCGGCTTAG
- the rsmH gene encoding 16S rRNA (cytosine(1402)-N(4))-methyltransferase RsmH — MTENGHLPVLPAEVIEFLDPGRAGVYVDCTLGLAGHALAILERNPRARLIGLDRDGQSLESARERLRPFARRVTLYQADFKDLAELDIPFDKVRGVLADLGISSFQLDSPERGFSYMHEGPLDMRMDQRMKTTAHKILHTYPEQKLADLFTRYGELDQTRRLAREIVHLRKLGRLETTGDLRILIERIYRWRPQKGRIHPAAKAFQALRIEVNGELEGLGEFIEGTVRRAAKGTRFVLISFHSLEDRIVKRAFLALAAPEEGAPLVKVLTRKPVMASEAEVAANPRSRSAKLRAAERI; from the coding sequence ATGACGGAGAACGGACATCTGCCGGTCCTGCCCGCCGAAGTCATCGAATTCCTTGACCCGGGGCGGGCGGGCGTCTACGTGGACTGCACCCTGGGACTGGCCGGCCACGCCCTGGCCATCCTGGAGAGGAATCCCCGGGCCCGCCTGATCGGCCTCGACCGCGACGGTCAATCCCTCGAGTCGGCCCGGGAGCGGCTGAGGCCGTTCGCCCGGCGGGTCACGCTCTACCAGGCCGACTTCAAGGACCTGGCCGAGCTCGACATCCCCTTCGACAAGGTCCGGGGCGTCCTGGCCGACCTGGGCATCTCCTCCTTCCAGCTGGATTCGCCCGAGCGCGGCTTCAGCTACATGCACGAGGGCCCGCTGGACATGCGCATGGACCAGCGGATGAAGACGACCGCGCACAAGATCCTCCACACCTACCCCGAGCAGAAGCTGGCCGATCTGTTCACCCGCTACGGCGAGCTCGACCAGACCCGCCGGCTGGCCCGGGAGATCGTCCACCTGCGCAAGCTCGGCCGGCTGGAGACGACGGGCGACCTCCGGATCCTGATCGAGCGGATCTACCGCTGGCGGCCTCAGAAGGGCCGGATCCATCCCGCCGCCAAGGCCTTCCAGGCCCTGCGCATCGAGGTCAACGGCGAGCTCGAGGGGCTCGGCGAGTTCATCGAGGGGACCGTCCGCAGGGCCGCGAAAGGGACGCGGTTCGTTCTCATCTCCTTCCACTCGCTCGAGGACCGGATCGTCAAGCGGGCCTTCCTGGCCCTGGCCGCCCCGGAGGAGGGCGCGCCCCTGGTCAAGGTCCTGACCCGCAAGCCGGTCATGGCCTCCGAGGCCGAGGTCGCGGCCAATCCCCGGTCCCGGTCGGCCAAGCTGCGGGCCGCGGAGAGGATCTGA
- a CDS encoding septum formation initiator family protein yields MVRRKWNVKGIALGAAVALAAVGILTFYVWYQTESVKLGLDITKSDARILELEKTIEALKLRRAALLDPGRVEAIAREKLGLTDPPNGDIVFRTPDRPR; encoded by the coding sequence ATGGTCCGGCGCAAGTGGAACGTTAAGGGGATCGCCCTCGGGGCGGCCGTGGCCCTCGCGGCCGTCGGCATCCTGACCTTCTACGTCTGGTACCAGACCGAGTCGGTCAAGCTCGGCCTCGACATCACCAAGAGCGACGCCAGGATCCTGGAGCTCGAGAAGACCATCGAGGCCCTCAAGCTGCGGCGGGCCGCCCTGCTCGACCCCGGCCGGGTCGAGGCGATCGCCCGGGAGAAGCTGGGGCTGACCGATCCGCCCAACGGCGACATCGTCTTCCGGACGCCGGATAGACCCCGGTGA
- a CDS encoding penicillin-binding protein 2 — MRSFYESDIRRRIKILTFVLAAWGAVVAGRLVQIQVFGHARAKAIVQRQTQDKVTIEPQRGSIYDRNGEILACSLPSPSVAVRHLDRETPGQERDKVLALKRALDLPESEASRVLGRLRDGAKYTYVKSRIPEEEAARAMVLKLPGVELEPGTRRYYPHGALAAHIIGGMAPDGENRTGVEARYHDRLKGEPGLQITYEVGGGRNYQAQVLKSPVPGRDLVLTVDSTMQYIVEKELARAIVEHQADWGSVIVMDPPTGEILALANWPAYDLNQYPYPQEAWMNRAVQASYEPGSTFKIVTAAAARERGRVGYGEIFDCSAGSIRIGGTTITDHQREGVLTFPQVLIHSSNVGTVLFAQRLTIPEYCETIRAFGFGSRTGIDLPRESSGKVRRPEDWNRKNSLPHVAIGYEVQVTALQTLVAMNAFAIGGQRVRPHVVRDADGTAADAAVEDGDGSRRAVSEKIARELVDRVFSEVVEQGTAKDGRIDGFGAAGKTGTAQKYDDALRAYTKQYTASFVGFTPLERPRLSIIVVLDAPKEAYYGGQACAPVFRDIARQILRYLRIAPERAMPPDVPAAGRKKEKRT, encoded by the coding sequence ATGAGATCCTTCTACGAGAGCGACATCCGCCGGCGGATCAAGATCCTGACCTTCGTCCTGGCCGCCTGGGGCGCCGTCGTCGCCGGGCGGCTCGTCCAGATCCAGGTCTTCGGCCATGCCCGGGCCAAGGCCATCGTCCAGCGCCAGACCCAGGACAAGGTCACGATCGAGCCTCAGCGCGGCAGCATCTACGACCGCAACGGCGAGATCCTGGCCTGCAGCCTGCCCTCCCCCTCCGTGGCCGTCCGCCACCTCGACAGGGAGACGCCCGGCCAGGAGCGCGACAAGGTCCTGGCGCTCAAGCGGGCCCTGGACCTTCCGGAGAGCGAGGCCTCCCGCGTCCTCGGCCGCCTGCGGGACGGGGCCAAGTACACCTACGTGAAAAGCCGCATCCCCGAAGAGGAGGCCGCCCGGGCCATGGTCTTGAAGCTCCCCGGCGTCGAGCTCGAGCCGGGAACGCGGCGGTATTATCCCCACGGCGCCCTGGCCGCCCACATCATCGGCGGCATGGCCCCCGACGGCGAGAACCGGACCGGGGTCGAGGCCCGCTACCACGACCGCCTGAAGGGCGAGCCGGGCCTGCAGATCACCTACGAGGTCGGCGGCGGCCGCAACTACCAGGCCCAGGTCCTCAAGTCGCCCGTGCCCGGCCGGGACCTGGTCCTGACCGTCGACTCGACCATGCAGTACATCGTCGAGAAGGAGCTGGCCCGGGCGATCGTCGAACACCAGGCCGACTGGGGCTCGGTCATCGTCATGGACCCGCCGACCGGCGAGATCCTGGCCCTGGCCAACTGGCCGGCCTACGATCTCAACCAGTACCCGTATCCGCAGGAGGCCTGGATGAACCGGGCCGTCCAGGCCAGCTACGAGCCGGGCTCGACGTTCAAGATCGTCACCGCCGCGGCGGCCCGCGAGCGGGGCCGGGTCGGCTACGGGGAGATCTTCGACTGCTCGGCCGGATCCATCCGGATCGGCGGCACGACCATCACCGACCACCAGCGCGAGGGGGTCCTGACTTTCCCCCAGGTCCTCATCCATTCCTCCAACGTCGGCACGGTCCTGTTCGCCCAGCGGTTGACCATCCCCGAATACTGCGAGACCATCAGGGCCTTCGGGTTCGGGTCGCGGACCGGCATCGACCTGCCCCGGGAGTCCTCGGGCAAGGTCCGCCGGCCCGAGGACTGGAACAGGAAGAACTCGCTGCCGCACGTCGCCATCGGCTACGAGGTCCAGGTCACGGCCCTCCAGACCCTTGTGGCCATGAACGCTTTCGCCATCGGCGGCCAGCGCGTCCGCCCGCACGTGGTCCGCGACGCCGACGGGACCGCGGCCGACGCGGCGGTCGAGGACGGCGACGGCTCCCGCCGGGCCGTCAGCGAGAAGATCGCCAGGGAGCTCGTCGACCGCGTCTTCTCCGAGGTCGTCGAACAGGGCACGGCCAAGGACGGCCGGATCGACGGCTTCGGCGCGGCCGGCAAGACCGGGACGGCCCAGAAATACGACGACGCCCTCAGGGCCTACACCAAGCAATACACGGCCTCGTTCGTCGGCTTCACGCCGCTCGAGAGGCCGCGCCTGTCCATCATCGTCGTCCTCGACGCCCCCAAGGAGGCCTACTACGGCGGCCAGGCCTGCGCGCCCGTGTTCCGGGACATCGCCAGGCAGATCCTGCGCTATCTCCGGATCGCGCCGGAGCGCGCCATGCCCCCGGACGTCCCGGCGGCGGGCCGGAAGAAGGAGAAGCGGACGTGA
- a CDS encoding UDP-N-acetylmuramoyl-L-alanyl-D-glutamate--2,6-diaminopimelate ligase — MKLDEVLRDIPVIARSGGGEDISGIAYNSKSVRPGYLFAALPGAARNGMDFVAEAVGNGAAAILSAWPRPAAVNAAWVQVADARAALALAAASFFGHPADRLKIVGVTGTKGKTTTTFILEEILRAAGAAAGLIGTIEYRRPGWRMDAPRTTPESSDLQAMLRDFLDHGVSHVVMEVSSHALEQKRVWGVGYDVAVFTNLSGEHLDYHPSMEAYFEAKKKLFFLDHKKSTAVVNWDDPWGQRLVGQLPMATVTFGLEPAAIVRALKYVPSGEGLDAQVTYPGGTMHVQSALVGRHNLYNLLAAIGAALALGISAADIVKGIAALKGVPGRFERVANRRGLSVVVDYAHTDRALESLLMTARELKPRRVVLVFGAGGDRDREKRERMGRVAARLADWTVLTSDNPRSEDPRDIIAAIEQGFAKEGARSYEIEPDRRQAIGRALAAANKGDIVLIAGKGHETYQVFKDRTVHFSDIEVVEETLRGLEAA; from the coding sequence GTGAAGCTCGACGAGGTCCTGCGCGACATCCCCGTCATCGCCCGCTCCGGCGGCGGCGAGGACATCTCCGGCATCGCCTACAACTCGAAGTCCGTCCGTCCGGGGTATCTCTTCGCCGCGCTGCCCGGCGCGGCCCGCAACGGCATGGACTTCGTGGCCGAGGCCGTCGGCAACGGCGCCGCGGCCATCCTGTCCGCCTGGCCCCGGCCGGCCGCCGTGAACGCGGCCTGGGTCCAGGTCGCCGACGCCCGGGCCGCCCTGGCCCTGGCCGCGGCCAGCTTCTTCGGTCATCCGGCCGACCGGCTGAAGATCGTCGGGGTCACCGGGACCAAGGGCAAGACGACGACCACCTTCATCCTCGAGGAGATCCTGCGGGCGGCCGGCGCGGCGGCGGGCCTGATCGGGACCATCGAATACCGCCGCCCGGGCTGGCGGATGGATGCGCCGCGGACGACCCCGGAGTCCTCCGACCTCCAGGCCATGCTCCGGGACTTCCTCGACCACGGGGTCAGCCACGTCGTCATGGAGGTCTCGTCGCACGCCCTCGAGCAGAAGCGGGTCTGGGGCGTCGGCTACGACGTCGCGGTCTTCACCAACCTCAGCGGCGAGCACCTCGACTACCACCCGAGCATGGAAGCCTACTTCGAGGCCAAGAAGAAGCTCTTCTTCCTCGACCACAAGAAGAGCACGGCCGTCGTCAACTGGGACGACCCGTGGGGCCAGAGGCTGGTCGGCCAGCTGCCCATGGCCACGGTCACGTTCGGCCTCGAGCCCGCGGCCATCGTCCGGGCCCTGAAGTACGTGCCTTCCGGCGAGGGCCTGGACGCCCAGGTCACCTACCCGGGCGGCACGATGCACGTTCAGTCGGCCCTCGTCGGCCGCCACAACCTCTACAACCTCCTGGCCGCGATCGGGGCCGCGCTCGCGCTCGGCATCTCCGCGGCTGACATCGTCAAGGGCATCGCCGCGCTCAAGGGCGTCCCCGGACGCTTCGAGCGGGTCGCCAACCGCCGCGGCCTGTCCGTCGTCGTGGACTACGCCCACACGGACCGGGCCCTCGAGAGCCTGCTCATGACCGCCCGCGAGCTCAAGCCCCGCCGCGTCGTCCTCGTCTTCGGCGCCGGCGGCGACCGCGACCGGGAGAAGCGGGAGCGCATGGGCCGCGTCGCCGCCCGCCTGGCGGACTGGACGGTGCTGACCTCCGACAATCCCCGCTCCGAAGATCCCCGGGACATCATCGCCGCCATCGAGCAGGGCTTCGCCAAGGAAGGCGCCCGGTCCTACGAGATCGAGCCCGATCGCCGGCAGGCCATCGGCCGGGCCCTGGCCGCGGCCAACAAGGGGGACATCGTCCTCATCGCCGGCAAGGGCCACGAGACCTACCAGGTCTTCAAGGACCGGACCGTCCATTTCAGCGACATCGAGGTCGTCGAAGAGACGCTGCGCGGGCTGGAGGCCGCCTGA
- the murF gene encoding UDP-N-acetylmuramoyl-tripeptide--D-alanyl-D-alanine ligase: MAALRLDEVARIAGGAILRGGPALTFASYAIDSRLCAPGSLFFAVPGRRDGHDFVAAAAAAGAAGAVVARPVAADLPPGFGLVLVRDTVAALQALAREVLVRRPVKVVGITGSVGKTTTKEFAAALLAARFRVIKSEGNFNNYLGLALSVLRFEPGLEVAVLEMGMSAPGEILALTRVAPPDVAVITNVSPVHLQFFADLAGIARAKKEILDGAKPGAAAVLNGDDPLVLDIASGFPGRKILFGQAPGCEVRAEDIASRGYEGFEFLLRYGRESGRVALPCVNRAAVPDLLAAAAVALSLGLRLDEIRPAIRDLRPFAGRGSVHEAGRGLRIYDDSYNSNPRALEAALASLAVLPAARRVAVLADMLELGQGGPEFHRQAGETAARTGWDVLVAIGPLAAFIADGAAAAGMPAAAIHRFDDAGSAAAAIASIVRDGDLVLVKGSRGMRTEGVVEALKARGKE; this comes from the coding sequence ATGGCCGCGCTGAGGCTCGACGAAGTCGCCCGGATCGCCGGCGGGGCCATCCTCCGGGGCGGGCCCGCGCTGACTTTCGCGAGCTACGCCATCGACTCCCGGCTCTGCGCTCCGGGCAGCCTCTTCTTCGCCGTTCCCGGACGCCGCGACGGCCACGATTTCGTCGCCGCCGCCGCCGCGGCCGGGGCCGCCGGGGCGGTCGTGGCCAGGCCCGTCGCCGCGGACCTGCCGCCGGGATTCGGGCTGGTGCTGGTCCGGGACACCGTCGCGGCCCTCCAGGCCCTGGCCCGCGAGGTCCTGGTCCGCCGGCCGGTCAAGGTCGTCGGCATCACCGGCAGCGTCGGCAAGACGACGACCAAGGAATTCGCCGCGGCGCTGCTGGCGGCCCGCTTCCGGGTCATCAAGTCCGAGGGGAATTTCAACAATTACCTCGGCCTGGCCCTGTCGGTCCTGCGCTTCGAGCCCGGCCTCGAGGTCGCCGTCCTCGAGATGGGCATGAGCGCGCCAGGGGAGATCCTGGCCCTGACCCGCGTCGCCCCGCCCGACGTCGCCGTGATCACGAACGTCAGCCCGGTCCATCTCCAGTTCTTCGCCGACCTGGCCGGGATCGCCCGGGCCAAGAAGGAGATCCTCGACGGGGCCAAGCCGGGCGCGGCGGCCGTCCTCAACGGCGACGACCCGCTCGTCCTGGACATCGCCTCCGGGTTCCCCGGCCGGAAGATCCTCTTCGGCCAGGCCCCGGGCTGCGAGGTCCGGGCCGAGGACATCGCCTCCAGGGGCTACGAGGGCTTCGAGTTCCTGCTTCGCTATGGACGGGAATCCGGCCGGGTGGCCCTGCCCTGCGTCAACCGGGCCGCGGTGCCCGACCTTCTGGCCGCCGCGGCCGTGGCCCTGTCCCTGGGGCTGCGCCTGGACGAGATCCGTCCGGCGATCCGGGACCTGAGGCCGTTCGCCGGGCGAGGCTCGGTCCACGAAGCGGGCCGGGGCCTCCGCATCTATGACGATTCCTACAATTCGAATCCCCGGGCCCTCGAGGCCGCGCTGGCCAGCCTGGCCGTCCTGCCGGCCGCCCGCCGGGTGGCCGTGCTGGCCGACATGCTCGAGCTCGGCCAGGGCGGGCCGGAGTTCCACCGCCAGGCCGGCGAGACCGCGGCCCGAACGGGCTGGGACGTCCTGGTCGCGATCGGCCCCCTGGCGGCCTTCATCGCCGACGGCGCGGCGGCGGCCGGCATGCCGGCCGCGGCCATCCACCGCTTCGACGACGCCGGGAGCGCGGCGGCGGCCATCGCCTCGATCGTCCGGGACGGCGATCTCGTCCTGGTCAAAGGATCGCGCGGCATGAGGACCGAGGGCGTGGTCGAGGCCCTCAAGGCCCGAGGAAAGGAGTAG
- the mraY gene encoding phospho-N-acetylmuramoyl-pentapeptide-transferase: MLYWLLVPLSKSFFLFNVFRYITVRTALAGITALVLMFALGPWFIRRLERGRIGQEIRSDGPKTHLAKKGTPSMGGVLIIFSTAVTTLIWGDLSNAYVWVAMGSMILFGLVGFADDILKVRRKRSLGLRPWQKMALQVVLAAAVGLVLVWLGLHGQFRLYLSFPFFKNWIPYLGWFYLPWIMFILVGSSNAVNLADGLDGLAIGLTLISITALTALTYVAGNVKWSGYLNIPYVPPAAELTVFAGALAGACLGFLWFNCHPAQIFMGDVGALSLGATMAVIALLIKQEFLLFTVAGVFILEALSVLLQVSYFKISGGKRVFRMAPLHHHFELSGWPESRVVVRFWILGIIFALFSLSTLKLR, encoded by the coding sequence GTGCTGTACTGGCTCCTCGTCCCCCTCAGCAAGAGCTTCTTCCTGTTCAACGTCTTCCGCTACATCACCGTGCGCACGGCCCTGGCCGGGATCACCGCCCTGGTCCTGATGTTCGCCCTGGGCCCCTGGTTCATCCGCCGCCTCGAGCGGGGCCGGATCGGCCAGGAGATCCGGAGCGACGGCCCGAAGACCCATCTCGCCAAGAAGGGAACGCCTTCCATGGGCGGCGTGCTGATCATCTTCAGCACGGCCGTCACGACGCTCATCTGGGGCGACCTCAGCAACGCCTACGTCTGGGTGGCCATGGGGTCGATGATCCTGTTCGGCCTGGTCGGCTTCGCCGACGACATCCTCAAGGTCCGCCGGAAACGGTCCCTGGGCCTGCGGCCCTGGCAGAAGATGGCGCTCCAGGTCGTCCTGGCCGCGGCGGTCGGGCTCGTCCTCGTCTGGCTCGGCCTGCACGGCCAGTTCCGGCTCTACCTGAGCTTCCCCTTCTTCAAGAACTGGATCCCCTACCTCGGCTGGTTCTACCTGCCCTGGATCATGTTCATCCTGGTCGGCTCCTCCAACGCCGTCAACCTGGCCGACGGCCTGGACGGCCTGGCCATCGGCCTGACCCTGATCAGCATCACCGCCCTGACGGCCCTGACCTACGTCGCCGGCAACGTCAAGTGGTCCGGCTACCTCAACATCCCCTACGTGCCGCCGGCGGCCGAGCTGACCGTCTTCGCCGGCGCCCTGGCCGGCGCCTGCCTCGGCTTCCTCTGGTTCAACTGCCATCCGGCCCAGATCTTCATGGGCGACGTCGGCGCCCTGTCGCTCGGCGCGACCATGGCCGTCATCGCCCTGCTGATCAAGCAGGAGTTCCTGCTCTTCACCGTGGCCGGCGTCTTCATACTGGAGGCCCTCTCGGTCCTCCTCCAGGTCTCGTACTTCAAGATCAGCGGGGGCAAGCGCGTCTTCCGGATGGCCCCGCTCCACCACCACTTCGAGCTGTCCGGCTGGCCGGAGAGCCGGGTGGTCGTCCGGTTCTGGATCCTGGGCATCATCTTCGCCCTGTTCAGCCTGTCGACCCTGAAACTGAGATAG
- the murD gene encoding UDP-N-acetylmuramoyl-L-alanine--D-glutamate ligase, whose protein sequence is MELSGKNVLIVGFERTGEALARFLVGRGARVRVTEKKPAEAFGPKIREFAALGVAFETGGHRPESFLAADLIVPSPGVPPIAEIRAARDKGVPVLSEIELAYLFLRGRIIGVTGSNGKSTTVTLVHRILADAGLRARLAGNIGTPLISFVDRSRDDDLYVTEISSFQLEYTERFTPAVAALLNVSENHIDWHGTFENYFAAKKKLITRMGPEGRAVLNRDDAAVWGLRSETRAEVHGFSRRRRPARGAFVDDGWVVVRDGAAERVLPVSRIPLPGAHNLENVLAAAVIGRLLGAGPASMGRTIRSFHGLEHRLEDVLTVRGVRFVNDSKATTVDATLKALASFDRPIVLVLGGRGKGGDFGPLRPAVRRQVRSVVLVGEAADKIEKALGGAAPVDRAADYREVVRAAFARARRGDVVLLAPAATSWDMFRNFEERGRTFKREVRRLAAGLRKNGAGR, encoded by the coding sequence ATGGAGCTCAGCGGCAAGAACGTCCTGATCGTCGGCTTCGAGCGGACCGGCGAGGCCCTGGCCCGCTTCCTCGTCGGCCGCGGGGCCCGGGTCCGGGTCACGGAGAAGAAGCCGGCCGAGGCCTTCGGGCCGAAGATCAGGGAGTTCGCCGCGCTCGGCGTGGCCTTCGAGACCGGCGGCCACCGGCCGGAGTCCTTCCTGGCCGCCGACCTCATCGTCCCCAGCCCCGGCGTCCCGCCCATCGCCGAGATCCGGGCCGCCCGCGACAAGGGCGTGCCGGTCCTGTCGGAGATCGAGCTGGCCTATCTCTTCCTGCGTGGCCGGATCATCGGCGTCACCGGCTCGAACGGCAAGTCGACGACGGTCACGCTCGTCCACCGCATCCTCGCCGACGCCGGCCTGCGGGCCCGCCTGGCCGGGAACATCGGCACGCCGCTCATCTCCTTCGTCGACAGGAGCCGCGACGACGATCTCTACGTCACCGAGATCTCCAGCTTCCAGCTCGAGTACACCGAGCGCTTCACCCCGGCCGTGGCCGCCCTGCTCAACGTCTCCGAGAACCACATCGACTGGCACGGCACGTTCGAGAACTACTTCGCGGCCAAGAAGAAGCTCATCACCCGGATGGGACCGGAAGGCCGGGCCGTGCTCAACCGCGACGACGCCGCGGTCTGGGGGCTCCGGTCCGAGACCCGGGCCGAAGTCCACGGCTTCAGCCGCAGGCGCCGGCCGGCCCGCGGCGCCTTCGTCGACGACGGCTGGGTCGTCGTCCGCGACGGCGCGGCCGAGCGGGTCCTGCCCGTCTCCCGCATCCCCCTGCCCGGCGCCCACAACCTGGAGAACGTCCTGGCCGCCGCCGTCATCGGCCGCCTCCTGGGCGCCGGCCCGGCCTCGATGGGCCGGACGATCCGGTCCTTCCACGGCCTCGAGCACCGGCTCGAGGACGTCCTGACCGTCCGCGGCGTGCGCTTCGTCAACGACTCCAAGGCGACGACCGTCGACGCCACGCTCAAGGCCCTGGCCAGCTTCGACCGCCCGATCGTCCTCGTCCTCGGCGGCCGCGGCAAGGGCGGCGATTTCGGGCCGCTCCGCCCCGCGGTCCGCCGGCAGGTTCGCTCGGTCGTCCTCGTGGGCGAGGCCGCGGACAAGATCGAAAAGGCCCTCGGCGGCGCGGCGCCGGTCGACCGCGCGGCCGATTACCGCGAGGTCGTCCGCGCGGCCTTCGCCCGGGCCCGCAGAGGCGACGTCGTCCTCCTGGCCCCGGCCGCCACGAGCTGGGACATGTTCAGGAACTTCGAGGAGCGCGGCCGGACCTTCAAGCGGGAGGTCCGGCGTCTGGCCGCGGGCCTGCGGAAGAACGGAGCCGGACGATGA
- a CDS encoding putative peptidoglycan glycosyltransferase FtsW → MSAVRRLGIDLPLLAAALALACFGVFFVFSSSGFMAREKYNQSFHFMVQQVLGAVAGLLIVAFLVKVKKSFFLQPAFVYGLLGLTIAMLALCLAMPSVARTNRWLVLGGIRFQPSELAKISLILFLATYAEARKDTLNQPKTLAWPVAVVVATVVLVLIEPDFGTAVLLAGIAAMVLFMGGLKFRYIAAAGLVAGALFGFYLVKADYRVQRLQGFLSSEKDVLGSGYQVDQSKLAFGTGGLIGVGPGQSTQKLNFLPFAHTDFIFAIVGEETGLAGTLSILGLYLFFLWRGLKISLTAPSPAYKMIAAGLTLLIVAQALMNMSIVLGLGPAKGTPLPLLSYGRSSLLCTLAAVGLLLHISGKRGDTWGTVKI, encoded by the coding sequence ATGAGCGCCGTCCGCCGGCTGGGCATCGACCTGCCGCTGCTCGCGGCCGCGCTGGCCCTGGCCTGCTTCGGCGTCTTCTTCGTCTTCAGCTCGTCGGGCTTCATGGCCCGCGAGAAATACAACCAGTCCTTCCACTTCATGGTCCAGCAGGTCCTCGGCGCCGTGGCCGGGCTCCTGATCGTCGCCTTCCTGGTCAAGGTCAAGAAATCGTTCTTCCTTCAGCCGGCCTTCGTTTACGGCCTCCTCGGCCTGACCATCGCCATGCTGGCCCTCTGCCTGGCCATGCCCAGCGTGGCCCGGACCAATCGCTGGCTGGTCCTGGGCGGCATTCGCTTCCAGCCTTCGGAGCTGGCCAAGATCAGCCTCATCCTCTTCCTGGCCACCTACGCCGAGGCCAGGAAGGACACGCTCAACCAGCCGAAGACCCTGGCCTGGCCGGTGGCCGTCGTCGTCGCCACCGTGGTCCTCGTGCTCATCGAGCCCGACTTCGGGACGGCCGTCCTGCTGGCCGGCATCGCCGCGATGGTCCTGTTCATGGGCGGGCTGAAGTTCCGTTACATCGCCGCCGCCGGGCTGGTGGCCGGCGCCCTGTTCGGCTTCTATCTCGTCAAGGCCGACTACCGGGTCCAGCGGCTCCAGGGCTTCCTGTCGTCCGAGAAGGACGTCCTGGGCAGCGGCTACCAGGTCGACCAGTCCAAGCTGGCGTTCGGCACGGGCGGGCTCATCGGGGTCGGCCCCGGCCAGTCCACCCAGAAGCTCAACTTCCTGCCCTTCGCCCACACGGACTTCATCTTCGCCATCGTGGGCGAGGAGACCGGGCTCGCCGGGACCCTGTCCATCCTCGGCCTGTACCTGTTCTTCCTCTGGCGGGGCCTGAAGATCTCCCTCACGGCGCCGAGCCCGGCCTACAAGATGATCGCCGCGGGCCTGACCCTGCTCATCGTCGCCCAGGCTCTCATGAACATGTCGATCGTCCTCGGCCTCGGGCCGGCCAAGGGCACGCCCCTGCCCCTGCTGTCCTACGGGCGGTCCTCTCTCCTCTGCACATTGGCCGCGGTCGGCCTGCTCCTCCACATCAGCGGGAAGCGGGGCGACACGTGGGGAACGGTGAAGATATGA